In one Paramisgurnus dabryanus chromosome 21, PD_genome_1.1, whole genome shotgun sequence genomic region, the following are encoded:
- the birc5b gene encoding baculoviral IAP repeat-containing protein 5b yields MSHSEVTAARLLSFDQMYSYEKRLQTFSEWPFREDCQCTPELMAKAGFVHCPSENEPDVACCFYCLRELEGWEPDDNPWTEHAKRSPNCAFLHLKKTFEEITAIEFFHLEQERLRVYIKKMGHMKIANFRDEVEAISKSLKALI; encoded by the exons ATGTCTCACTCAGAGGTGACTGCAGCGCGACTTCTGTCATTTGATCAAATGTATAGTTATGAAAAGCGATTGCAGACCTTTTCCGAGTGGCCTTTTCGAGAGGATTGCCAGTGTACGCCAGAACTG ATGGCAAAGGCAGGTTTTGTACACTGTCCAAGTGAGAATGAACCAGACGTGGCCTGCTGTTTCTACTGCCTCAGAGAGCTGGAGGGCTGGGAACCTGATGATAACCCCTG GACCGAGCATGCCAAACGCTCTCCCAACTGCGCTTTTCTTCACCTGAAAAAGACATTTGAAGAGATCACTGCAATAGAGTTCTTTCACCTGGAACAGGAGCGACTCCGTGTCTACATT AAAAAGATGGGTCATATGAAAATCGCCAACTTCCGTGATGAGGTGGAAGCCATCAGCAAAAGTCTGAAAGCTCTTATTTGA